Part of the Tidjanibacter massiliensis genome is shown below.
ATAATTAATAAAAATCAACTAACAACAAAGCGGCGGATAAAAAAATAATCCATCCGTATCTTCAATTTTCCGAGCATTTTTTTGGGACATTAGAATTTTAATTTTATTTTTGTTACGATGTTTTACGGAATGAGGTTTCCGTACCTCATTAACCTAACTGACCTAACCTGATGAAATGGGGCAGACGTGAGTCTTCCCCATCTTCATTTTTATGCTCTCCGGGATGCCGGGCCATGCTCTGCCGCATCACCTTTTGAAGCTGAGCGCCCTTATCTTTTTGGAGAGCGTACCGCAAATCTCCCGTTCAGCGATACCCGTGAGCACATCCGGCGCGTCATGCCACCGATTGGTCCGGAAAATACGCCGATAGGAAAGCAGGTCGTGCGCGAACTCCGGCCAACGCGCCACCCAGTCCACAGGCATGCAGATATTCCGGAGTACCGCCGAAGCATTGGAAAGAATACGCGCCTCCTTGTTGGCGCTTTGACAGAACCATCCTATCCGGTGATTGGGGCACAGCCGCGACACGGCCCGCGCAAAGCCGCGCCCACCGTTATTGCTCTCCACCAGCACGTCGCATCCCGGGACCTGTTGCAGCATCACGGCCACCACTTCTTCGGTCACCTCCATCCCCTCCCGCGAATAGACGACCTCCGTCACATAGATGCGCCGCTGTGCATCCACCGCATAACAGACCGAACAGAGATAATCGTCACCCGTATCGGCCGTATCCGTATAGTTCGCATAACGTACTAGGGTCTCCGGCAGTTGTTCATACAGCATGAACCGGTCGCCGTACAGCAACCCCTGCGCCGCGGAGGGATGTCCCTGATACATGCACTCGAAACGGAGTGGGTCGAGTTTCATCCGTTCGGCGAGCAACCCGGTACTATGACGTTCCCCCCACAGCGGTTCTCCCTCGGACCGAGGGTCTATCTCGGTCGGCGGCGAACGTTTGACGGCTTCGAAATTCAGCAGCAGCCAACCGTTCCCGTTTTCCCGTTCGATTTGGTTCCACGACTTCAGCTCCGTCACCTCCTCTTTGGCGACCAGCTGGCCTATAAGGTCCTCCTCATGCCACCGGGTAAATACGATAAGTTCGCGCGAAGCGTTGTGCATCCTCGTCCTTACCACCGAAGTGTACCACTCCCAACAGTTCTCACGAATCAGCGGCGAGTTGGCCTCCATGGCATCCTTATACAGGTCGTCCAGAATGAATACATCCACCCGGTTTCCCGTCAGGGAACCTTCCCGGCCGACCGAAAGGAGTTCGCCGCTGCAGCCTATCACTTCCGCCATATCCGCCGTACGCACATAATCCGACCGTTCTCCCGCCCGTTTTATCGACGTTCCGGGAAATAGGGCTCGATACAGGGCCGAATCCATTATCCGCTGCACCCGCTTATTGAACCTGTTGGCCAATGCGGCGCTGTACGATGCAATGGCTATTTTCAGGTCGGGGTCCAGCCCCAGCATATAAGCCGGCAGCAGCGTCGTAGACCCCAGGGACTTGCCGTGCTGGGGAGGTATCGTGACCATCAGCCGCCTGATGCGCCCTCTCGCAAACGCCTCCAGTACCCGGTAATACGCCGCATGAAACCCTCCTTTCTCAAGTCCCGGAAACACCCTATCGGCAAACTCCGTAAAAGCGGGCACCTCCGTCTTCTCCTTTGCTCTCTCCATCCCTATATCCCTAAAAAAACGGCAGGACATGATACCGCAGGGCCCCGTACCGGCACACTCGGTACGGGGCCCGCAATCCGGTACGGTTTCCTACTGCATGACAAGTACGGTATCCTTCAGCCGCTTGAAACAGAAATCATTCAACACCTCCCCGGCGCCCGGCACGACGGTAACGAACTCCCACCACACCGGGACCACATCGCTTATATGGCTCACCGTACACCCCTCGGGCATGGTCTCCGCCTCACGGTAGACGATAAGCGTCGCCGTCAGCGTGGAGTAAAACCCATCGCCGTCCACATCGATGCTTCCGTTATAGTAATATCCGTCGCCGACCGCCTCCAGCAGAGAAGAAGCCGCCTGGGCATACATCGCCTGCCCTACCTCTATCACACGATTGTCGTCTGCGAATTTAATATCCGCTCCCCCCGAAACAGTTTCTACAAAATCGAATCCTTTCATAACGATTACATTTTTACAAGGCTATCCATACCATTTAAAACACGTCGATTCTATCTTTAACAGTGTTCATAAACTTCCCGTTTCCACGACACTGTGCAAAGTTCACAAATATCACATAACCAATCAAAACAGGTCATTATCGACACCTCTCGACAACACAAAAGAATAGTAAAATAACACAAACCAGCCGAATTTGACGAAATCATTTGGATTATTCCATTAAAGTTCTTAACTTTGCAAGACAAAGGTATAATCAAATATTGAACAAAACAATACTTGAAGCAAAAAATTTCGGATAATGAAAAGCGAACAGGTCGGAGCACGCGTCAAAGAGATGCGTAAAGCGCTCGGAATGAAGCAGGATGAGTTATCGAGTATCCTCGGTATCGGCAAAAGCGCACTCTCCATGATAGAGACGGGAAGAGCGGCCCTTTCCGAACGCAACAAGAACATCCTTATTCAGGAATTGAACCTTAATCCCCAGTGGATAGAGAGCGGCGAGGGGGAGATTTTCAACAGCCCGCTGGAAACGTTCGTCCCTTTCATCCGGCGTACGGACCGGACGCTGCCCATGCAGAGCGTACCTTTATATAATATCGAAGGCACGGCAGGACTTGTCCCGCTCTTCACGGGACAAACCCCCGTCCGCCCGGTGGATTACATCCATATTCCCAACCTGCCCAAGTGTGACGGGGCCATCTACATCGTCGGAGACAGCATGTACCCCTTGCTCAAAAGCGGAGACATCGTACTGTACAAAAAGATGAACAGCATTGACGACATTTTTTGGGGCGACATGTACCTGCTCTCGATAGATATCGACGGAGAGGAGTACATAACGGTGAAATACATCCAGAAATCCGAACACAACGGCTGCATCAAGCTGGTGAGCCAGAACCCGCACCATGCCGACAAGGATGTGAGTATCGACCGCATCAAGGCATTGGCTTTCATCAAAGCCAGCATCCGCATGAACTCCATGAAATAAAAACCCACCCGGGCTCCACCCGGAACGGTACATACCCACACAGCCCGGGAAAGTGCGTCACCATGGCGGACGGTTGCATTATCGGCCTCGGAACCTGAAAATTGACGACAGTACACCTTTCTCCCTGCGTTTTCGGGCCTGCATTCCATCACTCCGCGTCCCATCGAAAGAGGCCGTTTCGCATTGAATCATACAGTTCAATGCGAAACGGCCTCTTTCGTCCTCGTATGTTTTTCCTGCTCGGCCAGCTACTGTCCAACCGCTTGTCGTTCTTCTCTGCTCCCACCGTATCGCCCTATCCACAAAGACTGCATCGACAACGAACTCCTCCTGTTCCCTGCCACTTCCTATTTTCGCCAGCCCCGTCGGTTAAACCGTTCACGGAATAAAACAGATACCGTTCCATGGCCTTTCATCTCTCTGCATGCGAACTCCGAAAAGATAATTCCAGCCCTGCCGCATTTCCCCGTCTATTCTACACAGGTTCCACATCCACTCAGCGCATACCCTGCGTTAAGGGACAGACCATCACATACTCCGTCTCCCTCTCTTCGACAATCCCGAAGCCTGCGGCAAGATACATCCGTACCGCATAGTTCGCTTTATCCACCGACAGAGAGACCTGCCCGTAACCGCAGGCATACAGCAAAGCGAGCATTTCCTGCATCATGGCCGTTCCAATCCCTACTCCCCTCCAGGCCTTATGCACGGAAATGGCCAAAGAAGGAGTCGCATCGTTGATATGTCCGTAATCCTCCATGATGCGACACCAGACAGCTCCCACGACTCGCCCTTCCGCTTCCGCAACCAATGCCCTGTCATGTTTCGAGGTACCGAACCCGACATAATATACCTGTAACTCAGGACTATCGACAATTACCTCCGGGGGCACAGCCGCTCCTTCAGGAATAAAAATCGCTTCATACAGAAATCCGCGTAGTAAATGATACTCCGCTTCTTCCATCTTTCTTATCACAATGCCCATCCTGTCGCTTGCACTTTTCGCATAAGTAGTCCCTGGTATCATATCATGCATCGCAAGATAAACAATCCCTGCCAATTCTCCCACATTTTCTGCCTGCAAGCCACTCGTCGCACGTCCGTGCTATACGCACGACAGCCTATTTCACGATTCAATCTCTCCTGACCCACTGCTCAGCCTGCATGCAACAGCATCCGGAAGCAAAACACCGACACCGCACAAACAAAACAGAAACCTCATATTATTTCTTTCGTGTTTCTCTGTCGGTCATTCCCGCTTCCGGCTGCATACGAAAACATATCCAAAGCAAAGCACTGATACCGAACGCAGATTCTCCTCCCGTTATCCTGCCGGTCAGTCCTTCTTTTCCACTGTTGCAACCAACCGTATCCGACCGCAACAGTCCGGAGCCACAATTCTGCTTTCAGGCCCCCTCGCCAAAAACTTCTCGGCTCCTTCAGCCTCTCCTGTTCAGAGTATTTTCGAGCATGGGAGAGGCGATTGCATGCGAAGACAAGGCCGGAAGCACGCCAGACACGGTACGAAAAACACAAATAACATCCGTCGGATAAAACGATACAAGAATCAATAAACCCTGTTTAGACCAAAGCATTCCTATAAGGAAGAGGAGGCCCAATCCAAAGTTTCCGTATCGGATGGGGGATATGAAGCCGGCACACAACAGGTTTCGGAGACACCTTCTCCAACGGAGATTGGTTTGTTCCGAATGGCCGACCGAGAAAAGAAAAGTCCTACGGCAGAGAAAGAATAGACACAAAAAAGCGCCGTTGAAACCGCTATCCGCTACCAAAGGGCAAAACACAAAAAAAGCGCCGATTGTGAATCGGCGCTTGAAGAGGCGGCTACCTACTCTCCCACAACTAAATGCAGTACCATCGGCGTGAATGGGCTTAACTTCTCTGTTCGGAATGGGAAGAGGTGGGACCCCACTGCTATTACCACCTAAATCTCGTATGTACCTTCATCCTACTGTCGTTCCGAACCGAACCTGCGACAAACTACGGTACATCGTCTTTGGAATCCATTGACTTAAAGGATGAGAAAAAGTCTTGTGCAGAAAGTCGTTCGGGTAATTAGTACCGCTCGGCTTTGACATTGCTGCCTTTACACCTGCGGCCTATCAACGTAGTAGTCTCCTACGACCCTCTAGGGAAATCTTATCTTGGGGTAGGCTTCGCGCTTAGATGCTTTCAGCGCTTATCCTGTCCGAACGTGGTTACCCGGCGGTACACCTGGCGGCATAACCGGTACACCAGAGGTTCGTCCAACTCGGTCCTCTCGTACTAAAGTCAGGACCCCTCAAATTTCCTGCGCCCACAACAGATAGAGACCGAACTGTCTCACGACGTTCTGAACCCAGCTCGCGTGCCACTTTAATCGGCGAACAGCCGAACCCTTGGGACCTTCTCCAGCCCCAGGATGTGACGAGCCGACATCGAGGTGCCAAACCGCCGCGTCGATATGAGCTCTTGGCGGCGATCAGCCTGTTATCCCCGGAGTACCTTTTATCCTTTGAGCGATGGCCAGTCCACACAGAACCACCGGATCACTATGCCCTGCTTTCGCACCTGGTCGACTTGTTGGTCTCACAGTCAAGCACCCTTGTGCCATTGCACTCTACGCACGGTTACCATTCGTGCTGAGGGTACCTTGGGAAGCCTCCGTTACGCTTTTGGAGGCGACCACCCCAGTCAAACTACCCACCAAACGGTGTCCCCTTCGCAGGGTTAGAACTCAAATACACAAAGGGCAGTATTTCAACGTTGACTCCACGAATACTGGCGTACCCGCTTCATTGTCTCCTGCCTATCCTACACATCGTATACCCAAATTCAGCGTTAAGCTGCAGTAAAGGTTCACGGGGTCTTTTCGTCCCGTTGCGGGTACCCGGCATCTTCACCGGGACTACAATTTCACCGAGCTCACGGTTGAGACAGTGTCCAGATCGTTACACCATTCGTGCAGGTCGGAACTTACCCGACAAGGAATTTCGCTACCTTAGGACCGTTATAGTTACGGCCGCCGTTTACTGGGGCTTCGATTCAATGCTTCTCTTGCGATGACATCCCCTCTTAACCTTCCAGCACCGGGCAGGTGTCAGGCCCTATACGTCTTCTTTCGAATTTGCAGAGCCCTGTGTTTTTGCTAAACAGTCGCCTGGACCTCTTCGCTGCGCCCATCTTGCGATGGGACCCCTTATTCCGAAGTTACGGGGTTAATTTGCCTAGTTCCTTAACCGTGAATCACTCGAGCACCTTAGGATACTCTCCTCGACCACCTGTGTCGGTTTACGGTACGGGTGATATGAACCTGAAGCTTAGAAGTTTTTCTCGGAAGTCCGCTTGGGCCAACTATCCGCTCACCCGTAGGCTTGCGGTACTGTCGGATTTCAGCATCAGAAAGCTCTTAACCTCCCGATTTACCTACATCCTTTAACCAACTATTCCGTCAGTTGGCGTGGCTTACGCCCCTTCGTCTCTCCGTCGCAGTCCATATCAGTATCGGAATATTAACCGATTGTCCATCGAAATCACCTTTCGGCTTATCCTTAGGTCCCGACTAACCCTGATCCGATTAACGTTGATCAGGAAACCTTGGTCTTGCGGTGGGCGGGTTTCTCGCCCGCCTTATCGTTACTTATGCCTACATTTGCTTTTCCATACGCTCCACCATAGCTCACGCTACAACTTCGACGCGAATGGAATGCTCCCCTACCGATCCGTAGATCCCAGAGCTTCGGCGGTATACTTGATGCCCGTTTATTATCCACGCACAACCGCTCGACTAGTGAGCTGTTACGCACTCTTTAAATGAATAGCTGCTTCCAAGCTAACATCCTAGCTGTCGCTGCAGTCGCACATCGTTAGTTCAACTTAGTATACTCTTCGGGGCCTTAGCTGCTGGTCTGAGTTGTTCCTCTCTCGTGGCCGGACATTAGCACCCAGCCGCTCACTGCTCTAAATCATTCTACTGGCATTCGGAGTTTGTCAGGATTTGGTAGGCGGTGAAGCCCCCGCATCCAATCAGTAGCTCTACCTCCAGTAGACTATTAAAACGCTGCTCCTAAAAGCATTTCGGGGAGTACGAGCTATTTCCCAGCTTGATTAGCCTTTCACCCCTACCCTCAGCTCATCCGGAAGCTTTTCAACGCTTATCGGTGCAGACCTCCATTCGGTGTTACCCGAACTTCATCTTGGCCAAGGGTAGATCGCAAGGTTTCGCGTCTACGACCACTAACTATACGCCCTATTCAGACTCGCTTTCGCTTCGGCTCCGTGACTCCTGCCACTTAACCTCGCTAGTGATCAGTAACTCGTAGGCTCATTATGCAAAAGGCACGACGTCACCACACGAAGTGGCTCCGACCGATTGTAGGCGAACGGTTTCAGGTTCTATTTCACTCCCCTGTTCGGGGTACTTTTCACCTTTCCTTCACAGTACTGGTTCACTATCGGTCTCTTGGTAGTATTTAGCCTTACCGGGTGGTCCCGGCAGATTCAGACAGGATTCCTCGTGTCCCGCCCTACTCAGGATACTGCCTTCTTTACCTCGATTACCCGTACGCAGCTTTCATGCTCTTCGGCCGGCTTTTCCAAAACCGTTCCGGTTCTCTCAGTATCGAATCCCGCAGTCCTACAACCCCGACATTGCCGTAACAACGTCGGTTTAGGCTTCTTCCCTTTCGCTCGCCGCTACTCAGGAAATCGATGTTTCTTTCTTCTCCTCCTCCTACTTAGATGTTTCAGTTCAGAGGGTTAGCCCACCTTACGGTGTGACTGGCCTCCTGCCAGCCGGGTTGTCCCATTCGGATATCTGCGGATCAAGTCTCGTTTGCAAATCCCCGCAGCTTTTCGCAGCTTACCACGTCCTTCTTCGCCTCCAAGAGCCTAGGCATCCCCCATTCGCCCTTAATTACTTTCTTCCAGTATGCACCGCCTTTTGCTCGGTACATACCCTCTTTCTCATCCCTTAATCATGTCAATGAACTCTTCAGTCCCTGAGGACTTCGAGCAGTATCGCGGTTTCGCTCCGCTACACCTCTATAGTGATACTGCTGTAGAAGTCTTTGAAGTGTGAGCAGCTAATACCTTTGGATTAGCCTCCAGAAAGGAGGTGTTCCAGCCGCACCTTCCGGTACGGCTACCTTGTTACGACTTAGCCCCAGTCATCAGTTTTGCCCTAGGACGCTCCTCGCGGTAACGTACTTCAGGCACCCCCGACTCCCATGGCTTGACGGGCGGTGTGTACAAGGCCCGGGAACGTATTCACCGCGCCATGGCTGATGCGCGATTACTAGCGAATCCAACTTCATGGAGGCGAGTTTCAGCCTCCAATCCGAACTGAGACCGGCTTTCGAGATTCGCATCCTGTCACCAGGTAGCTGCCCTCTGTACCGACCATTGTAACACGTGTGTCGCCCCGGACGTAAGGGCCGTGCTGATTTGACGTCATCCCCACCCTCCTCTCGGCTTACACCGGCAGTCTCGTTAGAGTCCCCACCTTCACGTGCTGGTAACTAACGATAGGGGTTGCGCTCGTTATGGGACTTAACCCGACACCTCACGGCACGAGCTGACGACAACCATGCAGCACCTAGTTTCGTGCCCCGAAGGGAAGACACCTTTCGGCATCCGTCACTAACTTTCAAGCCCGGGTAAGGTTCCTCGCGTATCATCGAATTAAACCACATGTTCCTCCGCTTGTGCGGGCCCCCGTCAATTCCTTTGAGTTTCATTCTTGCGAACGTACTCCCCAGGTGGATAACTTATCGCTTTCGCTTGGTCACCGACTGTATATCGCCGACAACGAGTTATCATCGTTTACTGCGTGGACTACCAGGGTATCTAATCCTGTTTGCTCCCCACGCTTTCGTGCCTCAGCGTCCGATATAGATTTGTAAGCTGCCTTCGCAATCGGTGTTCTGTGTGATCTCTATGCATTTCACCGCTACACCACACATTCCGCCTACAGCATCTACTCGCTAGCAAACCAGTATCAGAGGCAGTGCCAAGGTTGAGCCTCGGAATTTCACCTCTAACTTAATCTGCCGCCTACGCACCCTTTAAACCCAATAAATCCGGATAACGCTTGGATCCTCCGTATTACCGCGGCTGCTGGCACGGAGTTAGCCGATCCTTATTCGTACTATACTTTCAATACGGTACACGTACCGCAAATTACCCTAGTACAAAAGCAGTTTACAACTCATAGAGCCGTCTTCCTGCACGCGGCATGGCTGGTTCAGGCTTCCGCCCATTGACCAATATTCCTCACTGCTGCCTCCCGTAGGAGTCTGGTCCGTGTCTCAGTACCAGTGTGGGGGGTTAACCTCTCAGTCCCCCTATGTATCGTCGCCTTGGTGAGCCGTTACCTCACCAACTAGCTAATACAACGCATGCCCATCTGACACCACCAAAGCTTTCAACCAACATAGATGCCTATATCGGTATTATGGGGTATTAGACCAAATTTCTTCGGATTATCCCCCTGTGTCAGGCAGGTTGCATACGCGTTACGCACCCGTCCGCCGGTCGCCACCATAAAGAGTAAACTCTTTAACGTGCTGCCCCTCGACTTGCATGTGTTAGGCCTGCCGCTAGCGTTCATCCTGAGCCAGGATCAAACTCTCCATTGTAATGAATTGTTATAAATCTTGGCTATATCTCAAAGGTATTTTTGATATCCGGTCATTGCTGACCTGGATAAACTTTAGCTGCTCAAATATCTTCAAAGAACTTGTTTCTTTATTGCTTTCTCCGCAATTTGCGTTTCTTATCGAAACGGGTTGCAAAGGTAAAGGCTTTTTTCAAATTTCCAAAGCGGCGAACCACTTTTTTTTCGAATATGCTTTAAAGAACGTCTGCCGAAGCCGGATTATTGCGTACTAAACGCACATCATTCTTTTTGTCGCCATAACGCACTGACATTCCGTCATTTTGTCACGTCTAACATATCCTGTTTTTGTAAAGAACCTCGTTGTTGTCTTCCGTTTGATTTCCGGAAGCGGGTGCAAAGATAAGCGCAAACGTTTCAAACTTCCAAATCAATCCGAAACTTTTTTTTAGCTTTTTTTTCTTCATTCTCATATATAATTGATTATCAAACCACTATTAACACTAAAAAAGACGCTTCCACGCCATCCTCTACGCGGCTCGTTCTCCAACCGTTCTCCCTCCTTTTCCGCTTTCCAAATCATACCTTTTATATATATGCCATTTTATAATCCGGACAACCGGCTTGGCGCCATTTTTGGAGATAGAAAATTTCCATTAAAAAGCGGAAACAATGTCATTAAATCGGCCAAAAGAGAGGGAAGAATCCCAAAATATTCCCTACCTTTAACCGTTATCGGAGAGAATTCCGGGAGCGGCACCACATCCCCGGAAGCAAAAAAATAACTATGGAAAATCAGAACAACGAAACCCTGATACGGCCCGACCGCCTTTTCGAGGTGAGCTGGGAGGTATGCAACAAGGTGGGCGGGATACATACGGTAGTGGCCACCAAGGCACAGACGATGGTAGAAGCACTCGGGAACCGCTACATAACCATTGGTCCGGATATCCACCGCGAGAACGACAATACGGAATTCGAAGAGGATACCGGCC
Proteins encoded:
- the terL gene encoding phage terminase large subunit; amino-acid sequence: MERAKEKTEVPAFTEFADRVFPGLEKGGFHAAYYRVLEAFARGRIRRLMVTIPPQHGKSLGSTTLLPAYMLGLDPDLKIAIASYSAALANRFNKRVQRIMDSALYRALFPGTSIKRAGERSDYVRTADMAEVIGCSGELLSVGREGSLTGNRVDVFILDDLYKDAMEANSPLIRENCWEWYTSVVRTRMHNASRELIVFTRWHEEDLIGQLVAKEEVTELKSWNQIERENGNGWLLLNFEAVKRSPPTEIDPRSEGEPLWGERHSTGLLAERMKLDPLRFECMYQGHPSAAQGLLYGDRFMLYEQLPETLVRYANYTDTADTGDDYLCSVCYAVDAQRRIYVTEVVYSREGMEVTEEVVAVMLQQVPGCDVLVESNNGGRGFARAVSRLCPNHRIGWFCQSANKEARILSNASAVLRNICMPVDWVARWPEFAHDLLSYRRIFRTNRWHDAPDVLTGIAEREICGTLSKKIRALSFKR
- a CDS encoding XRE family transcriptional regulator; protein product: MKSEQVGARVKEMRKALGMKQDELSSILGIGKSALSMIETGRAALSERNKNILIQELNLNPQWIESGEGEIFNSPLETFVPFIRRTDRTLPMQSVPLYNIEGTAGLVPLFTGQTPVRPVDYIHIPNLPKCDGAIYIVGDSMYPLLKSGDIVLYKKMNSIDDIFWGDMYLLSIDIDGEEYITVKYIQKSEHNGCIKLVSQNPHHADKDVSIDRIKALAFIKASIRMNSMK
- a CDS encoding GNAT family N-acetyltransferase, with translation MGIVIRKMEEAEYHLLRGFLYEAIFIPEGAAVPPEVIVDSPELQVYYVGFGTSKHDRALVAEAEGRVVGAVWCRIMEDYGHINDATPSLAISVHKAWRGVGIGTAMMQEMLALLYACGYGQVSLSVDKANYAVRMYLAAGFGIVEERETEYVMVCPLTQGMR